The following proteins are encoded in a genomic region of Gimesia algae:
- a CDS encoding CRTAC1 family protein, whose translation MSDLSPDDLSPELEIETEQNDESIGRAFWYSFSVILILAICGGGIYAWKQMQQPEEIVKETPLSLPAGRKVEEITLPQIPFTDITEQAGIRFVHNNGAAGEKLLPETMGGGAAFFDYDHDGDQDLLLVGSQNWSWSKAAEQQKSVPSLALYQNDGSGNFQDVTENMGLNLSLYGMGVACGDYDNDGLVDLYISTLGSNRLLKNEGTRFQDVTVQAGVGGPDHLWSTSCGWFDYDRDGDLDLLVCNYVDWTPAYDRAQNFTLRGGIRAYGRPQNFNGVNPLLYQNQGNGTFTDMTEQAGLKVFSPGTGVPLAKSLGLNFYDFDEDGYLDIFITNDTVQNLLFRNQQDGTFSETAALSGVAFDMDGNARGAMGIDIANFRNDDTLGIAIGNFANEMTALYTSPGKEMQFIDEAISNGLGPQTRQALTFGVFFFDADLDGRLDLFSANGHLEEDINIVQERQHYKQSPQLFWNCGPQYATEFVPLEESLVGKDFVEPLVGRGATFGDIDDDGDLDLIIMTTGNKPRLLRNDQQTGNHWVRFHLFSEETQKKENPAASPRDALGAHIQIKTATGIQNRMVMPTRSYLAQTELPVTFGLGKTEEIQSVSIKWPSGKETSLKNLKPDQLYQISEQSGLVEK comes from the coding sequence ATGTCAGATTTAAGCCCTGATGACCTGAGCCCCGAACTGGAAATCGAAACCGAACAGAATGATGAGTCCATTGGACGTGCATTCTGGTATTCCTTTTCGGTGATTCTGATACTTGCCATTTGTGGCGGAGGCATTTATGCCTGGAAGCAGATGCAGCAGCCCGAAGAAATCGTCAAGGAAACTCCCCTGAGCCTTCCTGCGGGGCGAAAAGTCGAAGAGATCACGCTTCCCCAGATTCCGTTTACAGATATCACGGAACAGGCCGGCATCCGCTTCGTCCACAACAACGGTGCCGCCGGCGAAAAACTGTTGCCGGAAACCATGGGTGGAGGCGCCGCTTTTTTTGATTACGATCACGATGGTGACCAGGATTTACTGCTGGTGGGATCTCAGAACTGGTCATGGAGTAAGGCGGCAGAGCAACAGAAATCAGTCCCTTCACTGGCATTGTATCAGAATGATGGCTCGGGAAATTTCCAGGATGTCACCGAAAACATGGGACTGAATTTGTCACTATATGGCATGGGCGTCGCCTGCGGTGACTATGACAATGATGGCCTGGTTGACTTATACATCTCGACACTGGGAAGTAACCGGCTGCTGAAAAATGAAGGGACGCGATTCCAAGATGTGACCGTACAGGCGGGAGTAGGCGGACCTGATCATCTCTGGAGCACCAGTTGTGGCTGGTTCGATTATGACCGGGATGGTGATCTGGATTTACTCGTCTGCAATTATGTTGACTGGACTCCCGCTTACGACCGCGCGCAGAATTTCACACTAAGGGGAGGCATCCGCGCTTATGGTCGCCCCCAGAACTTTAACGGCGTGAATCCCCTGCTTTATCAGAATCAGGGGAACGGAACCTTCACGGATATGACCGAGCAGGCGGGACTCAAAGTCTTCTCGCCGGGTACCGGCGTGCCCCTGGCAAAATCGCTGGGTTTGAACTTTTACGATTTTGACGAAGATGGCTATCTCGATATATTTATTACGAATGATACCGTCCAAAATTTGCTGTTCCGGAATCAGCAGGATGGAACCTTCAGCGAAACAGCGGCGCTCTCGGGAGTAGCCTTTGACATGGATGGAAATGCCCGCGGTGCCATGGGCATCGACATCGCCAATTTCCGAAATGATGACACGCTGGGGATTGCCATCGGAAACTTTGCCAATGAAATGACGGCCCTGTATACTTCTCCTGGAAAAGAGATGCAGTTCATCGACGAGGCGATCTCGAACGGGCTGGGGCCACAGACACGCCAGGCGTTGACCTTTGGCGTCTTCTTTTTTGATGCGGACCTCGATGGGCGACTGGACCTGTTTTCCGCAAACGGACATCTGGAAGAAGATATTAATATTGTCCAGGAGCGTCAGCATTACAAACAGTCTCCCCAACTCTTCTGGAATTGTGGTCCGCAGTATGCCACCGAGTTTGTACCTCTGGAGGAATCACTGGTCGGCAAGGATTTTGTAGAGCCGCTGGTAGGACGCGGCGCAACATTTGGCGACATTGACGACGATGGTGATCTGGATCTGATCATCATGACAACGGGCAACAAACCCCGCCTGTTGAGAAATGATCAGCAGACAGGAAATCACTGGGTTCGCTTTCATCTGTTCAGTGAAGAAACACAGAAAAAGGAGAACCCTGCTGCTTCACCCCGTGATGCGCTGGGGGCACACATTCAGATCAAGACGGCGACTGGGATACAAAACCGGATGGTCATGCCTACCAGAAGTTATCTGGCACAAACCGAGTTGCCAGTGACCTTTGGACTGGGAAAGACGGAGGAAATTCAGTCGGTCTCCATCAAATGGCCATCGGGAAAAGAGACTTCTTTGAAAAATCTCAAACCCGATCAGCTGTACCAGATTTCAGAGCAATCCGGGCTTGTGGAAAAATAG
- a CDS encoding tetratricopeptide repeat protein, producing MSTTDSSTAEAKPRRIVRKAIGPKLRKVLYLLFFMVALLGANSIYLVSITVYDWLSGETLENWFYQYMFLAHLILGLVLLAPFILFGVVHIYNTKNRLNRRAVRVGYGLFFISCLVLISGILLLRIGSFDMKNPTARSITYWCHVIAPVFALWMYWLHRLVGPKIKWKGGLAYLGVITAMVVGMLMFHSSDPRKWNVVGPKSGEKYFFPSLSRTSTGDFIPAEALMMDDYCQKCHPDTHADWKNSVHHFSSFNNPAYLASVRETRKVSFERDGNLQASRFCAGCHDPVPFFSGAFDDPNFDDINHITSQAGITCTSCHAITNVNSVRGNGDYTIEEPIHYPFAYSDNVFLQWVNNQLVKAKPAFHKKTFLKDLHKSTEFCGTCHKVHLPEELNQYKFLRGQNHYDSFLLSGVSGHGARSFYYPPQAQENCNKCHMPAKPSNDFGARHFYDSKELSVHNHLFPAANTGIAALRNDPETVAIHEAFLKDNLRVDFFGIREEGNIEGKLIAPLRPEVPTLKPGNKYLLETVLRTLKVGHHFTQGTADSNEIWLDVTVKSGDRIIGRSGSREEDGTVDPWSHFVNAFVIDRDGNRISRRNPEDIFVPLYNNQMPPGAGQTIHYELILPDDLTAPVTVEAKLQYRKFDTHYMQFVASSLEAKGQELSWKEKGVPYVNTLPITTIASDTITFPIEGVTAEVKNKEVEIPVWQRWNDYGIGLFLKGKAELRQAAEAFEHVDQLDRYDGSLNLARVYFTEGRLEDAVDALKRTASFTDPPAPPWTLAWLSGKVNQQQGHLEEAEKNFRSVLEDQTEERTRRGFDFSKDYVVINDLGQNLFDQAKRFRTAEKQEQRVQLLNQAVEQFQNTLVLDPENVTAHYGLSLVYDQLEQPELSDQHRKLHQKYKVDDTARGFAERKAREKYPAANHAAEQPVIYSLNRTVKP from the coding sequence ATGTCTACCACCGATTCTTCCACGGCGGAAGCGAAACCCCGTCGGATCGTCCGCAAAGCCATCGGACCGAAATTACGTAAAGTTCTCTATCTGCTCTTTTTCATGGTGGCATTGCTGGGCGCCAATTCGATCTATCTTGTCAGTATTACCGTCTATGACTGGTTGAGTGGTGAGACACTGGAAAACTGGTTCTACCAGTACATGTTTCTCGCGCATCTGATCCTGGGCCTGGTGTTACTGGCTCCCTTTATCCTGTTCGGCGTCGTACACATTTATAACACGAAGAACCGACTTAATCGGCGTGCCGTGCGAGTGGGATACGGACTGTTCTTTATTTCCTGCCTGGTACTGATCTCCGGAATCTTATTGTTACGCATTGGTTCTTTCGACATGAAAAACCCCACCGCGAGATCAATTACTTATTGGTGTCATGTGATTGCACCGGTGTTTGCCCTCTGGATGTACTGGCTGCATCGCCTGGTCGGACCCAAGATCAAGTGGAAAGGGGGACTTGCTTACCTGGGTGTCATTACTGCGATGGTGGTCGGCATGCTGATGTTTCATTCTTCAGACCCCCGCAAGTGGAATGTGGTCGGCCCCAAATCTGGTGAAAAATATTTCTTCCCCTCACTCTCCCGGACCTCAACTGGTGACTTCATTCCTGCGGAAGCGTTGATGATGGATGACTATTGTCAGAAATGCCATCCCGATACACACGCTGACTGGAAAAACAGTGTCCACCATTTCAGTTCGTTTAATAATCCCGCCTACCTCGCTTCGGTGAGAGAAACCCGCAAAGTCTCCTTTGAACGTGACGGGAACCTGCAGGCTTCCCGCTTCTGCGCCGGCTGCCATGATCCAGTCCCCTTCTTCAGTGGTGCCTTTGATGATCCGAATTTTGATGATATCAATCACATCACCTCACAGGCGGGAATTACCTGCACGAGCTGCCATGCCATTACGAACGTCAACAGTGTGCGTGGCAACGGAGACTATACCATTGAAGAACCGATCCATTATCCATTTGCGTACAGCGATAATGTATTTCTGCAATGGGTGAATAATCAGCTGGTGAAGGCCAAACCAGCGTTTCACAAGAAAACCTTCCTGAAAGATCTTCACAAATCAACGGAATTCTGTGGGACCTGCCACAAAGTACATCTGCCGGAAGAACTGAATCAGTATAAGTTTCTCCGCGGGCAGAACCATTACGATTCCTTTCTATTGAGCGGCGTGTCCGGTCATGGGGCCCGAAGTTTTTATTATCCTCCCCAGGCCCAGGAGAACTGCAACAAGTGTCACATGCCAGCCAAGCCTTCCAACGACTTTGGCGCACGGCACTTCTATGATTCAAAAGAACTCAGTGTTCACAATCACCTGTTCCCGGCTGCGAATACCGGGATCGCTGCACTCCGCAATGATCCGGAAACCGTCGCCATTCATGAGGCGTTCCTGAAAGACAATCTTCGCGTTGATTTCTTTGGAATTCGCGAAGAAGGCAACATCGAAGGCAAACTGATTGCGCCGCTGCGACCGGAAGTTCCCACTCTGAAACCCGGAAACAAATATCTGCTGGAAACGGTACTGCGTACCTTGAAAGTCGGACATCACTTTACCCAGGGAACAGCTGACTCGAATGAAATCTGGCTGGATGTGACGGTCAAAAGTGGCGATCGAATCATCGGACGCAGTGGTTCCCGTGAAGAAGACGGGACCGTGGATCCCTGGTCGCATTTTGTGAACGCTTTTGTGATTGACCGTGACGGTAATCGAATCTCCCGCCGAAATCCAGAGGATATTTTCGTACCATTGTACAATAACCAGATGCCGCCGGGGGCCGGTCAGACCATTCACTATGAACTGATTCTGCCCGATGACCTGACCGCTCCGGTGACGGTCGAAGCCAAACTGCAGTATCGAAAATTCGATACGCATTACATGCAGTTTGTCGCGTCTTCACTGGAAGCAAAAGGCCAGGAACTGTCCTGGAAGGAAAAAGGCGTTCCTTATGTGAATACTCTACCCATCACGACCATCGCTTCGGATACCATTACGTTTCCGATCGAAGGGGTGACTGCGGAAGTGAAAAACAAAGAAGTCGAGATTCCGGTCTGGCAACGCTGGAACGATTACGGCATCGGCCTGTTTCTGAAAGGCAAGGCGGAATTACGCCAGGCAGCGGAAGCGTTTGAGCACGTCGATCAACTCGACCGCTATGATGGTTCATTGAATCTGGCACGAGTCTACTTCACGGAAGGACGCCTGGAAGATGCCGTTGATGCCCTGAAGCGAACTGCATCATTCACCGATCCGCCGGCTCCTCCCTGGACGCTGGCCTGGCTGAGTGGCAAGGTCAATCAGCAGCAGGGACACCTGGAAGAAGCTGAAAAGAACTTCCGCAGTGTTCTGGAAGATCAGACCGAAGAGCGCACCCGCCGCGGGTTTGACTTCAGTAAAGATTATGTCGTCATTAACGATCTCGGTCAAAATCTGTTTGATCAGGCCAAGCGGTTCCGCACGGCAGAGAAGCAGGAGCAGCGCGTTCAACTGCTCAACCAGGCCGTCGAACAGTTCCAGAACACGCTGGTCCTGGACCCGGAGAATGTCACCGCTCATTACGGTCTCTCTCTGGTTTATGATCAGTTGGAGCAACCGGAACTGTCTGATCAGCATCGGAAGCTGCATCAGAAATATAAGGTTGATGATACGGCCCGAGGTTTCGCAGAACGCAAAGCCCGCGAAAAATATCCTGCTGCCAACCACGCAGCAGAGCAACCTGTGATTTATTCATTAAACCGTACCGTCAAACCATAA